Proteins encoded within one genomic window of Corvus moneduloides isolate bCorMon1 chromosome 20, bCorMon1.pri, whole genome shotgun sequence:
- the LOC116453757 gene encoding fibrinogen-like protein 1-like protein, with amino-acid sequence MATQCLCLLLLTCLLALAASFPDVDIRNLYLLNGTMDDILNAPPQSSQPDDGDGHVRQARDIAHHPPASHAPGWPKDCSEIPRGSHSGVYIIQPKGLHHLVVYCEMNVTHGGWTVIQRNQRDTPVTWAESWSTYKYGFGNVRTEYWLGTEYIHQIAKQKVYQIRFVIQDSADNFNFADYNLFSVEDESHGYRLRLGSYNGTAGDAMTSDNPNNMHDNMKFSTKDRDQDTYSKNCAYSYEGGWWYSSCYSVRLNYKGGMTWGNLCKGNCKSSLILIKPASYC; translated from the exons CTACCCAGTGCCTTTGTCTCCTGCTTTTGACCTGcctgctggccctggcagcATCTTTTCCTGATGTTGACATAAGAAACTTGTACCTCCTCAATGGCACAATGGATGACATTCTGAATGCTCCCCCACAGTCCTCCCAGCCCG ATGATGGTGATGGACACGTCCGACAGGCCAGGGACATCGCCCACCACCCACCAGCAAGCCACG CTCCAGGTTGGCCCAAGGACTGCAGTGAGATTCCCCGTGGAAGCCACAGTGGCGTCTACATCATCCAGCCCAAAGGACTGCACCACCTCGTGGTGTACTGCGAGATGAACGTGACCCACGGGGGCTGGACCGTCATCCAGAGGAACCAGAGAGACACACCAGTCACCTGGGCCGAGTCCTGGAGCACCTACAAGTATGGCTTTGGGAACGTGCGCACCGAGTACTGGCTGGGCACCGAGTACATCCACCAGATCGCCAAGCAGAAGGTCTACCAGATCAGGTTTGTCATCCAGGACTCTGCAGACAACTTCAACTTCGCAGATTACAACCTGTTCAGTGTGGAAGACGAGTCCCACGGCTACCGGCTGAGGCTGGGCTCCTACaatgggacagctggggacGCCATGACCTCAGACAACCCCAACAACATGCACGACAACATGAAATTCTCTACAAAGGATCGGGATCAGGACACTTACAGTAAGAACTGTGCCTACAGCTATGAGGGTGGGTGGTGGTACTCATCATGTTATTCTGTGCGGCTGAATTATAAGGGCGGCATGACATGGGGCAACCTGTGCAAGGGGAACTGCAAATCCTCTCTTATCCTCATTAAACCAGCTTCATATTGTTAG